Proteins co-encoded in one Ralstonia sp. RRA genomic window:
- a CDS encoding M20/M25/M40 family metallo-hydrolase: MTQAELTTPGIDADIRAFVEAAHGSQIEFLRELVKVPSDNPSGDCAPHAARAKALLEALGLTVEAHAVPEAVVRAAGMVSATNLIVRHTFGSGGPTIAMNAHGDVVPPGLGWTHDPYGGEIVETEHGPTMFGRGVAVSKSDFATYTWALLALIDAEKRGAKLNGTVELHFTYDEETGGDIGPKWLLDQGLSKPDYAISAGFAYGITSAHNGCLHVQVTVRGKQAHAAMPHTGIDAIEAATHILQAVYAYRAELAARKSAVSGIDHATLNVGLIQGGINTNVVPDLVTFRIDRRMIPEEAGRDAEGELRAVIERAAAERPGIAVSVERILLAAPLAELPGVETLIGALRRNALAVFGGDVPVHGVPLYTDARHYTAHGVPTVLYGAGPRTLMEARGHNTDENLRLNDLRGATVVVGCTVAELLGGA; the protein is encoded by the coding sequence ATGACGCAGGCTGAACTGACCACACCCGGCATCGACGCGGACATCCGCGCGTTTGTCGAGGCCGCGCACGGTAGCCAAATCGAATTTCTGCGCGAGCTGGTGAAGGTGCCGTCGGACAACCCGTCCGGCGACTGTGCCCCACACGCGGCGCGCGCCAAGGCGTTGCTGGAGGCGCTGGGCCTGACGGTCGAGGCCCATGCCGTGCCGGAAGCGGTGGTGCGCGCGGCCGGCATGGTCAGCGCCACCAACCTGATCGTGCGCCACACGTTCGGCAGCGGTGGCCCGACCATTGCCATGAACGCGCATGGTGACGTTGTCCCGCCTGGCCTCGGCTGGACGCACGACCCGTACGGCGGCGAGATCGTCGAGACCGAACACGGCCCCACCATGTTTGGCCGTGGCGTGGCGGTGTCCAAGTCGGATTTCGCGACTTACACGTGGGCGCTGCTCGCGCTGATCGACGCCGAGAAGCGCGGTGCCAAGCTCAACGGCACGGTGGAACTGCATTTCACGTACGACGAGGAAACCGGCGGCGACATCGGCCCGAAGTGGTTGCTGGACCAGGGCCTGAGCAAGCCCGACTACGCCATCTCGGCTGGGTTTGCGTATGGCATCACCTCGGCGCACAACGGCTGCCTGCACGTGCAGGTGACGGTACGAGGCAAGCAGGCGCACGCTGCCATGCCGCACACGGGCATCGACGCTATCGAGGCGGCCACCCACATCCTGCAGGCGGTGTATGCGTATCGCGCGGAATTGGCGGCGCGCAAGTCGGCGGTGTCCGGCATCGATCATGCGACGTTGAACGTTGGTTTGATCCAGGGTGGCATCAACACCAACGTGGTGCCGGATCTGGTGACCTTCCGCATCGACCGCCGGATGATTCCCGAAGAGGCTGGGCGCGATGCCGAAGGCGAACTGCGCGCGGTGATTGAGCGTGCAGCGGCGGAGCGGCCGGGGATTGCGGTGTCGGTTGAGCGCATTCTGCTGGCAGCGCCGCTGGCTGAACTACCGGGCGTGGAAACGCTGATCGGTGCGCTACGGCGCAATGCGTTGGCGGTATTTGGTGGGGATGTGCCGGTGCATGGTGTGCCGCTGTACACCGATGCGCGGCATTACACAGCGCATGGTGTGCCGACGGTGCTGTACGGCGCAGGCCCCCGCACGCTGATGGAAGCACGCGGCCACAACACCGACGAGAACCTGCGCCTCAATGACTTGCGTGGTGCCACGGTGGTGGTGGGTTGTACCGTGGCGGAATTGCTCGGCGGCGCTTGA
- a CDS encoding ureidoglycolate lyase: protein MSQDTAAVANPRIALTIEPLTREAFAPFGDVIELEGAKQFPINQGTTTRFHDLANVDVGEGGRALISLFRGQPRTLPFEVKMLERHPRGSQAFIPQNDKPYLVVVAPAGELDPSKLRAFVSHGWQGVNYARGVWHHPLLALGEVSDFLVVDRGGEGHNCDEQDLPESVWLTEEAMRAAQ, encoded by the coding sequence ATGAGCCAAGACACCGCCGCAGTTGCCAACCCTCGCATTGCCCTGACCATCGAGCCGCTCACGCGCGAAGCCTTCGCGCCGTTCGGCGACGTGATCGAACTGGAGGGGGCCAAGCAGTTCCCCATCAACCAGGGCACGACCACGCGCTTTCATGACCTCGCCAACGTGGATGTGGGCGAGGGCGGCCGCGCGCTGATCAGCCTGTTCCGTGGCCAGCCGCGCACGCTGCCGTTCGAGGTGAAGATGCTGGAGCGTCACCCGCGCGGCAGCCAGGCCTTCATCCCGCAGAACGACAAGCCGTACCTGGTGGTCGTGGCGCCGGCCGGTGAGCTGGACCCGAGCAAGCTGCGCGCGTTCGTGTCGCACGGCTGGCAGGGCGTGAACTACGCACGCGGCGTGTGGCATCACCCGCTGCTGGCACTGGGCGAGGTGAGCGATTTCCTCGTCGTCGATCGCGGCGGCGAAGGCCACAACTGCGACGAGCAGGACTTGCCCGAATCGGTGTGGTTGACCGAAGAGGCGATGCGCGCCGCGCAGTAA
- the alc gene encoding allantoicase — protein MALPTLDPNAPDFTRRYPNLADPRLGAVATFATDEFFAPKDRMLNPEPAVFIPGKYDDHGKWMDGWETRRRRNGGYDHCIVKLARPGVVKGVDIDTSHFTGNFPPAASIEAAYLPDGEPTDATQWTEIVPSTTLQGNSHAYVAVANTGAYTHLRVNIFPDGGIARLRVYGQPQVDWKGADRTKLFDLAAMENGAYVVEANNEHFGPASRMLMPGRGVNMGDGWETRRRREPGNDWCVIALAHPGRIRKIEVDTAHFKGNFADRVSIQAARVVGGTDSSLKTQAMFWQTLLPEQKLQMDLQHYYEAEIADLGIVTHVRFNMFPDGGVSRLRLWGVLE, from the coding sequence ATGGCGCTGCCTACGCTCGATCCGAACGCCCCTGATTTCACCCGCCGCTATCCGAACCTGGCCGATCCGCGCCTGGGTGCCGTGGCCACGTTTGCGACCGACGAGTTCTTCGCACCGAAAGACCGCATGCTCAACCCCGAGCCGGCTGTCTTCATCCCCGGCAAGTACGACGACCACGGCAAGTGGATGGACGGCTGGGAAACGCGCCGTCGCCGCAACGGTGGCTACGACCACTGCATCGTCAAGCTGGCCCGCCCGGGCGTTGTGAAGGGCGTGGATATCGACACCAGCCACTTCACGGGCAACTTCCCGCCGGCTGCGTCCATCGAAGCCGCCTATCTGCCGGACGGCGAGCCGACCGATGCCACGCAGTGGACCGAGATCGTTCCGTCCACCACGCTGCAAGGCAACAGCCACGCCTACGTGGCCGTGGCCAACACGGGCGCCTATACGCACCTGCGCGTGAATATCTTCCCGGACGGCGGCATCGCGCGCTTGCGCGTGTACGGCCAGCCGCAAGTCGACTGGAAGGGCGCGGACCGCACCAAGCTGTTCGACCTGGCCGCCATGGAAAACGGCGCCTACGTGGTCGAAGCCAACAACGAACACTTTGGGCCGGCCTCGCGCATGCTGATGCCGGGCCGCGGCGTGAATATGGGCGACGGCTGGGAAACGCGCCGCCGCCGCGAGCCGGGCAACGACTGGTGCGTGATCGCCCTGGCCCACCCGGGCCGCATCCGCAAGATCGAAGTCGACACCGCGCACTTCAAGGGCAACTTTGCCGACCGCGTGTCCATCCAGGCCGCACGCGTAGTGGGCGGCACCGACAGCTCGCTGAAGACGCAAGCCATGTTCTGGCAGACGCTGCTGCCCGAGCAGAAGCTGCAGATGGACCTGCAGCACTACTACGAAGCCGAAATCGCGGACCTGGGTATCGTCACGCACGTGCGCTTCAACATGTTCCCGGACGGTGGCGTGTCGCGTCTGCGCTTGTGGGGGGTGCTGGAATGA
- a CDS encoding C4-dicarboxylate transporter DctA has product MQRFTRPLFGQVLIALAIGIALGVWAPEFAQKLQPLGDGFLKLIKMLIAPIVFSVVVVGICGAGELKKVGRVGGKAVIYFEVVTTIALALGIALAYLFGPGHGMNVDPKTLDPAAMASYMTTAKQVESTGVATFFLKLIPDTFVSGFVKGDILQVLLVSILFGCSLSLLGERTKPLVSFIDQLSHVLFRMMAVIIRLAPLGVLGAVAFTVGKYGAGSLKQLGFLVLLFYAAVAVFVVVVLGTILRVAGFNIFKLIRFLRAELLVVLGTASSDAVLPSIMNKLEKMGIKRSVVGLVIPTGYSFNLDAFSIYLTLAAVFIAQATNTPLAFQDLLLILGVALITSKGAHGIPGSAIVILAATLSVIPAIPAVGLVLVLSVDWFIGIARALGNLIGNCVATVVIAAWEKDIDRVRANAVLDGKIDITEEGEAIAHGHAAPAAAAHSVPHA; this is encoded by the coding sequence ATGCAACGCTTTACGCGCCCGTTGTTCGGGCAGGTTTTGATTGCCCTAGCAATCGGTATTGCGCTGGGCGTCTGGGCGCCTGAATTTGCACAGAAACTGCAGCCGCTCGGCGACGGCTTTCTGAAGCTCATCAAGATGCTGATCGCGCCGATCGTGTTCTCGGTGGTGGTGGTGGGTATCTGCGGCGCCGGCGAATTGAAGAAGGTCGGGCGCGTGGGCGGCAAGGCCGTCATCTACTTCGAAGTCGTCACGACGATTGCACTGGCGCTCGGTATTGCGCTGGCCTACCTGTTCGGGCCGGGCCACGGCATGAACGTGGACCCGAAGACGCTCGACCCGGCGGCCATGGCCTCGTACATGACGACGGCCAAGCAAGTGGAGTCGACCGGCGTGGCGACGTTCTTCCTTAAGCTGATCCCCGATACGTTTGTCAGCGGCTTTGTGAAGGGCGACATCCTGCAGGTGCTGCTGGTGTCGATCCTGTTCGGCTGCTCGCTGTCGCTGCTGGGTGAGCGCACCAAGCCGCTGGTCTCGTTCATCGACCAGCTCTCGCATGTGCTGTTTCGCATGATGGCGGTGATCATCCGCCTGGCGCCGCTGGGCGTGCTGGGTGCGGTGGCCTTTACCGTGGGCAAGTACGGCGCGGGCTCGCTCAAGCAACTGGGCTTCCTGGTGCTGCTGTTCTATGCGGCGGTGGCGGTCTTCGTGGTGGTGGTGCTGGGCACCATCCTGCGCGTGGCGGGTTTCAACATCTTCAAGCTGATCCGCTTCCTGCGCGCTGAACTGCTGGTGGTGCTGGGTACGGCCTCGTCCGATGCGGTGCTGCCGTCCATCATGAACAAGCTGGAGAAGATGGGCATCAAGCGCTCGGTGGTGGGCCTGGTGATCCCGACCGGCTACTCGTTCAACCTCGATGCGTTCTCGATCTACCTGACGCTGGCGGCCGTGTTCATCGCCCAAGCGACCAACACGCCACTGGCCTTCCAGGATCTGTTGCTGATCCTGGGCGTGGCGCTGATCACCTCCAAGGGCGCGCACGGCATTCCGGGTTCGGCCATCGTGATTCTGGCGGCTACCCTGTCGGTCATCCCGGCCATTCCGGCCGTGGGCCTGGTGCTGGTGCTTTCCGTCGATTGGTTCATCGGCATTGCCCGCGCGCTGGGCAACCTGATCGGCAACTGCGTCGCCACGGTGGTGATTGCCGCGTGGGAGAAGGACATCGACCGCGTGCGTGCTAACGCCGTGCTGGACGGCAAGATCGACATCACCGAAGAAGGCGAGGCGATTGCGCACGGCCATGCTGCACCTGCGGCCGCAGCGCACTCCGTGCCGCATGCCTGA
- a CDS encoding GntR family transcriptional regulator, whose translation MTETTAADISSEGIADDIAQAIVAHRLPPGTKLREEALAKVYGVSRTKIRAALLMLAKDKLIRMEPDRGAFVAKPDETEAREVFAVRRVLEVALAREFIAKATPADYKRLEKHLAEEHKVAASAQLADVPRRNRLMADFHLLLADVVGNSVLKEMLRELSARSSVITMLYQSTYDAVRSSDEHTAFLEAAKRGDVEGAIALMEEHMAHTEASLKFESPGGRATDLVAALLA comes from the coding sequence ATGACTGAAACGACCGCCGCCGACATCTCCTCCGAAGGCATTGCCGACGACATCGCCCAGGCGATCGTCGCGCACCGGCTGCCGCCCGGCACCAAGCTGCGCGAAGAGGCGCTGGCGAAGGTCTACGGCGTCAGCCGCACCAAGATTCGCGCGGCGCTGCTGATGCTGGCCAAGGACAAGCTGATCCGCATGGAGCCGGACCGCGGCGCCTTCGTCGCCAAGCCCGACGAGACCGAGGCGCGCGAGGTGTTTGCCGTGCGCCGCGTGCTGGAGGTGGCGCTGGCGCGCGAGTTCATCGCCAAGGCCACGCCGGCTGATTACAAGCGGCTGGAGAAACACCTGGCCGAAGAGCACAAAGTGGCAGCGAGTGCGCAACTCGCCGACGTGCCGCGCCGCAACCGTCTGATGGCCGACTTCCATCTGCTGCTGGCCGATGTGGTGGGCAACAGCGTGCTCAAGGAAATGCTGCGCGAGCTCTCCGCCCGCAGCTCGGTCATCACGATGCTGTATCAGTCCACCTACGACGCGGTGCGCTCGTCCGACGAGCACACCGCCTTCCTGGAGGCCGCCAAGCGCGGCGACGTGGAAGGCGCCATCGCTCTGATGGAAGAACACATGGCGCACACCGAGGCCTCGCTCAAGTTCGAATCGCCGGGCGGCCGGGCAACGGACCTCGTTGCCGCACTCCTCGCCTGA
- a CDS encoding YigZ family protein — protein sequence MPTYTLRAPVSVELEIKKSRFIGWAVPVEDRAAAMEVIARLRAEHPAATHVCWALLAGGQSGMSDDGEPSGTAGRPILEVLRHHDLDSTLGAVVRYFGGVKLGAGGLVRAYTDAIASALMQAERVERIARTTLTLVTDYADEARIRRWIDDGGYALLDAAYDAGVTLTVRLPVTDEAGARETLRDLTQGRVVITD from the coding sequence GTGCCGACTTACACGCTGCGCGCGCCAGTCTCCGTTGAGCTGGAAATCAAGAAGAGCCGTTTCATTGGATGGGCCGTGCCGGTCGAAGATCGGGCTGCCGCCATGGAGGTCATTGCGCGCCTGCGCGCGGAGCATCCCGCCGCCACGCATGTCTGTTGGGCGTTATTGGCCGGCGGACAGTCTGGCATGTCCGACGACGGTGAGCCGTCCGGCACTGCCGGTCGCCCCATCCTCGAAGTCCTGCGCCATCACGATCTGGACAGCACGCTGGGCGCCGTGGTGCGTTACTTCGGCGGCGTGAAGCTGGGTGCGGGCGGCCTCGTGCGTGCGTACACCGATGCCATTGCCTCCGCGCTCATGCAGGCTGAACGCGTGGAGCGCATTGCCCGCACCACTCTCACCCTGGTTACCGATTACGCCGATGAGGCGCGTATCCGGCGGTGGATTGATGATGGCGGGTATGCCCTGCTGGATGCCGCTTACGATGCGGGCGTCACGCTGACTGTGCGGTTGCCTGTGACGGATGAAGCTGGGGCGAGAGAAACCCTGCGGGACCTCACGCAGGGCCGAGTGGTAATCACGGACTAA
- a CDS encoding helix-turn-helix transcriptional regulator, with protein MNAPTNIQIINGPDGSPAFVVIPYADYLAERAETRDLIPHGVIERTVEGASPARAWREHLGLTQAEIAKRLGISQPAYAQQESSDKLRKSSREKIAAALGILPAQLDF; from the coding sequence ATGAACGCACCTACTAACATCCAGATCATCAACGGTCCGGACGGCTCGCCGGCGTTCGTCGTCATTCCCTATGCCGACTACCTCGCGGAGCGTGCCGAAACCCGAGACTTGATTCCCCACGGGGTCATCGAGCGCACAGTCGAAGGCGCGTCGCCGGCCCGCGCTTGGCGTGAGCACCTGGGCCTGACGCAGGCCGAGATCGCAAAACGTCTGGGTATTTCGCAGCCTGCCTATGCGCAACAGGAGAGCAGCGACAAGCTGCGCAAATCATCCCGCGAGAAAATTGCGGCGGCGCTGGGCATTCTCCCTGCCCAGTTGGACTTTTAG
- a CDS encoding type II toxin-antitoxin system RelE/ParE family toxin, whose product MNAIQWTTRAAKQLRKLDRPQQQVVVRAVGGLAAMPECQNVKALVEHQYGYRLRVGNYRVLFDWDGDIRVVEIQEVRKRDERTY is encoded by the coding sequence ATGAATGCGATCCAATGGACAACACGGGCTGCCAAGCAACTTCGGAAGCTGGATCGGCCACAACAGCAAGTGGTCGTGCGAGCGGTGGGCGGGCTTGCCGCCATGCCGGAGTGCCAGAACGTCAAGGCATTGGTTGAGCACCAATACGGTTACCGGCTGCGCGTGGGCAACTATCGCGTACTGTTCGACTGGGATGGAGACATCCGCGTAGTCGAAATTCAGGAAGTGAGGAAACGCGATGAACGCACCTACTAA
- a CDS encoding LysR family transcriptional regulator, translating to MDKLKQIEAFIAVVEHGSMAAAALTQDVTPVMIGRRINALEARLGVKLLHRSTRRIAVTEQGAVFMEQCKKALGELDRAELLVAEGRHKATGHLIVSAPAAFGRKHVAPHAPDFLRANPDVRCSFNLTDRVVDLVREGYDVGIRIGGAIDPNFVAIRLASNKRVVCGTPAYFAKHGVPRTLDDLEKHNCLAFNLQGGQQRGWYFQQNGKAVTVKVSGNLDCNDGELLHRWMGEGLGLGWRSTWEIQPELESGALMTVLDDYALPDYDILAVYPQQRPVPAKIRFFIEHLKTVFAQPGYWSRSS from the coding sequence ATGGACAAGCTCAAGCAGATCGAAGCGTTCATCGCCGTGGTGGAACACGGCAGCATGGCCGCCGCCGCGCTCACGCAAGACGTGACGCCGGTGATGATTGGCCGGCGCATCAACGCGCTGGAGGCACGGCTGGGGGTGAAGCTGCTGCACCGATCGACACGCCGCATTGCGGTGACGGAGCAGGGCGCCGTCTTCATGGAGCAGTGCAAGAAGGCGCTGGGCGAACTGGACCGCGCCGAACTGCTCGTCGCAGAGGGACGCCACAAGGCAACGGGTCACCTGATCGTCTCAGCACCGGCCGCGTTCGGCCGCAAGCACGTCGCGCCGCACGCGCCGGACTTCCTGCGCGCCAACCCCGACGTGCGCTGCTCGTTCAACCTGACCGACCGCGTGGTCGACCTCGTGCGCGAGGGTTACGACGTGGGCATCCGCATCGGTGGGGCGATCGATCCGAACTTCGTGGCGATCCGTCTGGCGTCGAACAAGCGCGTGGTGTGCGGTACGCCCGCGTACTTCGCCAAGCACGGCGTGCCGCGCACGCTGGATGACCTGGAAAAGCACAACTGCCTCGCCTTCAACCTGCAGGGCGGCCAGCAGCGCGGCTGGTATTTCCAGCAGAACGGCAAGGCCGTCACCGTGAAAGTGAGCGGCAACCTCGACTGCAACGACGGCGAGCTGCTGCACCGCTGGATGGGCGAGGGCCTGGGCCTGGGTTGGCGTTCAACGTGGGAGATCCAGCCCGAGCTGGAGTCTGGCGCGCTGATGACGGTGCTGGATGATTACGCGCTGCCCGACTACGACATCCTCGCCGTGTACCCGCAGCAGCGGCCGGTGCCGGCGAAGATTCGGTTCTTTATCGAGCACCTGAAGACGGTGTTTGCGCAGCCGGGGTATTGGTCACGCAGCAGTTAA
- the gcl gene encoding glyoxylate carboligase: MPKMRAIDAAVAVMEKEGITTAFGVPGAAINPLYSALRKAGNIDHVLARHVEGASHMAEGYTRAEPGNIGVCIGTSGPAGTDMITGLYSAWADSIPILCITGQAPRARLYKEDFQAVDIESIAKPVTKWAVTVREPALVPRVFQQAFHLMRSGRPGPVLIDLPFDVQVAEIEFDIDTYSPMPVYKPAATRAQAERAIEMLCAAERPLLVCGGGVINADAAKLMVEFAELVNVPVVPTLMGWGVLADDHPLNAGMVGLQTSHRYGNATLLASDFVFGIGNRWANRHTGSVDVYTKGRKFIHVDIEPTQIGRVFGPDLGIVSDAGAALEKFIEVARELKAAGKLPCRKSWNADVQKRKRTMLRRSDFDNVPVKPQRVYREMNQYFPRDVRYVSTIGLSQIAAAQFLSVNQPRHWINCGQAGPLGWTIPAAIGVKVASPNSDVVAISGDYDFQFMIEEMAVAAQFKVPYIHVVVNNSYLGLIRQAQRNFDMDYCVQLAFDNVNAPELNGYGVDHVKVVEGLGCKAIRVFKPEDIEPAFAQARKLMAEFSVPVMVEVILERVTNIAMGTEIDNVVEFEDVLDLEDTLTEAEGATA, translated from the coding sequence ATGCCGAAGATGAGAGCGATTGATGCCGCCGTTGCGGTGATGGAAAAAGAAGGCATCACCACTGCCTTCGGCGTGCCTGGTGCCGCCATCAACCCGTTGTATTCCGCCCTGCGCAAGGCCGGCAACATTGATCACGTGCTGGCCCGCCACGTTGAAGGCGCCTCGCACATGGCCGAGGGCTACACCCGAGCCGAACCCGGCAACATCGGCGTGTGTATCGGCACCTCGGGCCCCGCAGGCACGGACATGATCACCGGTCTGTACTCGGCCTGGGCGGATTCGATTCCAATCCTCTGTATCACCGGCCAAGCACCGCGCGCCCGCCTGTACAAGGAAGACTTCCAGGCCGTCGACATCGAGTCGATCGCCAAGCCGGTTACCAAGTGGGCCGTCACCGTGCGTGAGCCGGCGCTGGTGCCGCGCGTGTTCCAGCAGGCGTTCCACCTGATGCGCTCGGGCCGTCCGGGTCCGGTGTTGATCGACCTGCCGTTCGACGTGCAAGTCGCTGAGATCGAATTCGACATCGACACCTACAGCCCGATGCCGGTCTACAAGCCCGCGGCCACGCGTGCCCAGGCTGAGCGCGCCATCGAGATGCTGTGCGCAGCCGAGCGCCCGCTGCTGGTGTGCGGTGGCGGCGTGATCAACGCCGATGCGGCCAAGCTGATGGTCGAGTTTGCCGAGCTGGTGAACGTGCCCGTGGTCCCGACCCTGATGGGCTGGGGCGTGCTGGCCGATGATCACCCGCTCAACGCCGGCATGGTCGGTCTGCAAACGTCGCACCGCTACGGCAACGCCACGCTGCTGGCATCGGACTTCGTGTTCGGCATCGGCAACCGCTGGGCCAACCGCCACACGGGCAGCGTCGACGTCTACACCAAGGGCCGCAAGTTCATCCACGTCGATATCGAACCGACCCAGATTGGCCGCGTGTTCGGTCCGGACCTGGGCATCGTGTCGGACGCTGGCGCCGCGCTGGAGAAGTTCATCGAAGTCGCCCGCGAGCTGAAGGCTGCCGGCAAGCTGCCGTGCCGCAAGTCGTGGAATGCCGACGTGCAGAAGCGCAAGCGCACGATGCTGCGCCGCTCGGACTTCGACAACGTGCCCGTCAAGCCGCAGCGCGTGTACCGCGAGATGAACCAGTACTTCCCGCGCGACGTTCGCTACGTGTCGACGATCGGTCTGTCGCAGATTGCTGCTGCGCAGTTCCTGTCGGTCAACCAGCCGCGCCACTGGATCAACTGTGGTCAGGCCGGCCCGCTGGGCTGGACGATTCCCGCCGCGATCGGCGTGAAGGTGGCATCGCCCAACAGCGACGTCGTCGCCATCTCGGGTGACTACGACTTCCAGTTCATGATCGAAGAAATGGCGGTGGCCGCGCAGTTCAAGGTGCCGTACATCCACGTGGTGGTGAACAACTCGTACCTGGGCCTGATCCGCCAGGCACAGCGCAACTTCGACATGGACTACTGCGTCCAGCTCGCCTTCGACAACGTCAACGCACCCGAGCTGAACGGCTACGGCGTCGACCACGTGAAGGTCGTGGAAGGCCTGGGTTGCAAGGCGATCCGCGTGTTCAAGCCGGAAGACATCGAGCCGGCCTTCGCACAGGCTCGCAAGCTGATGGCCGAGTTCTCGGTGCCGGTGATGGTGGAAGTGATTCTCGAGCGTGTGACGAACATCGCCATGGGCACCGAGATCGACAACGTGGTCGAGTTTGAAGACGTGCTCGACCTGGAAGACACCCTCACGGAAGCCGAAGGCGCCACCGCATAA
- the hyi gene encoding hydroxypyruvate isomerase, producing MTKLAANLTMLFNEQAFLDRFEAAARAGFRGVEFLFPYAFHADQIADRLNRFQLDLVLHNLPAGNWDGGERGIAVLPDRVGEFQEGVGEAIKYAKVLGVKQLNCLVGSRPESVSEDAARKTLVENLKFAAKALKAEKIDLLIEPINTFDIPGFYLSRTQQALDLINDVDASNLYVQYDIYHMQRMEGEVANTLKRHLDKIKHVQLADNPGRNEPGTGEINYQFLFRWLDEIGYRGWVGCEYKPKAGTVEGLGWRAAHHVA from the coding sequence ATGACAAAGCTGGCAGCCAACCTGACCATGCTCTTCAACGAGCAGGCCTTCCTCGACCGCTTCGAAGCCGCCGCGCGTGCGGGCTTCCGCGGTGTGGAGTTCCTGTTCCCCTATGCGTTCCACGCAGACCAGATTGCGGATCGTCTGAACCGCTTCCAGCTCGACCTGGTGCTGCACAACCTGCCGGCCGGCAACTGGGACGGCGGCGAGCGCGGCATCGCCGTGCTGCCGGATCGCGTGGGTGAGTTTCAGGAAGGCGTGGGCGAGGCGATCAAGTACGCCAAGGTGCTCGGCGTGAAGCAGCTCAACTGCCTGGTGGGTAGCCGCCCGGAAAGCGTGAGCGAAGACGCTGCACGCAAGACGCTGGTGGAGAACCTGAAGTTTGCGGCGAAGGCGCTGAAGGCCGAGAAGATTGATCTGCTGATTGAGCCGATCAACACGTTCGATATTCCGGGCTTCTACCTGAGTCGTACGCAGCAGGCGCTGGACCTGATCAACGACGTGGATGCGTCCAACCTGTATGTGCAGTACGACATCTATCACATGCAACGGATGGAAGGCGAAGTGGCGAACACGCTCAAGCGCCATCTGGACAAGATCAAGCATGTGCAGTTGGCGGACAACCCGGGGCGTAATGAGCCGGGGACCGGGGAGATCAATTACCAGTTCCTGTTCCGCTGGCTGGATGAGATTGGCTACAGGGGCTGGGTGGGTTGCGAGTACAAGCCCAAGGCCGGGACCGTGGAAGGTCTGGGCTGGCGCGCTGCGCATCACGTCGCCTGA
- the glxR gene encoding 2-hydroxy-3-oxopropionate reductase yields MANALNLGFIGLGIMGAPMAGHLRAAGHTLFVHDVNPAPAALVEAGVTVCTSAEEVAKRADIIFVMVPDTPHVEAVLFSEKGVAKALKDAGKDAAAGKIVVDMSSISPIATKDFAARINKTGAQYLDAPVSGGEVGAKAASLTIMVGGEQAAFDRVVPLFQLMGKNITLVGGNGDGQTTKVANQIIVALNIQAVSEALLFASKAGADPAKVRQALMGGFANSRILEVHGERMVKRTFDPGFRIELHQKDLNLALQGAKALGVALPNTATAQELFNTCAANGLGKQDHSALCRAIEIMSNHDIA; encoded by the coding sequence ATGGCAAACGCACTCAACCTCGGTTTCATCGGTCTCGGCATCATGGGCGCCCCCATGGCAGGCCACCTGCGCGCCGCCGGCCACACGCTGTTCGTGCACGACGTGAACCCCGCACCGGCCGCGCTGGTGGAAGCTGGCGTGACGGTCTGCACGAGCGCCGAGGAAGTCGCCAAGCGTGCCGACATCATCTTCGTCATGGTGCCGGACACCCCGCATGTTGAAGCTGTGCTGTTCAGCGAAAAGGGCGTCGCCAAGGCGCTGAAGGATGCAGGCAAGGATGCGGCTGCCGGCAAGATCGTCGTCGACATGAGCTCGATCTCGCCGATCGCGACGAAGGACTTTGCTGCACGCATCAACAAGACTGGCGCGCAATACCTGGACGCGCCGGTGTCGGGTGGCGAAGTGGGCGCCAAGGCGGCCTCGCTGACGATCATGGTCGGCGGTGAACAAGCTGCGTTCGACCGCGTGGTTCCGCTGTTCCAACTGATGGGCAAGAACATTACGCTGGTGGGCGGCAACGGCGATGGCCAGACCACCAAGGTGGCCAACCAGATCATCGTGGCGCTGAACATTCAGGCTGTGTCGGAGGCGCTGCTGTTTGCATCGAAGGCGGGTGCCGACCCGGCGAAGGTGCGTCAAGCGCTGATGGGTGGTTTCGCCAACTCGCGCATTCTGGAAGTGCATGGCGAACGCATGGTCAAGCGTACGTTTGATCCGGGCTTCCGGATCGAACTGCACCAGAAGGATCTGAATCTGGCGCTGCAGGGTGCGAAGGCACTGGGCGTGGCGCTGCCGAACACGGCTACGGCGCAGGAGCTGTTCAACACCTGTGCTGCCAACGGTCTGGGTAAGCAGGATCACTCGGCGCTGTGCCGGGCGATTGAGATCATGTCGAACCACGACATCGCCTGA